The nucleotide window attatttatAGACTTTAAATACTCCAAACTGCAGGTCGCGCCAAAGCTCTTTAAGAAGCTCAAATGATTCTTGGAGGTTGCTGATGTAGTTTCACTTTTCTGATTATTCTTGATCCTTGAATTGGAATGCAATGTTATAGTTCCTGACCATCTGCATAAAACCCTTAATAGCTGTACAAGTCCCTCTATCTGAACCGGAATCAAATGAAACcaaagatagtttttttttgctatcttgggacattttttttgtgtttcatcaAATAAAAAGACTGTCTAAAGAGACTGTTTGTTGCTAGAGACTGTTTGTTGCTTCTGGATACGACTCTCTATGGCCGTGAAACTGCGACTTATAAAAAGTAATAATTTTGCTTGTAATCAGTTTAGGTTGCAACTAGTTACCGAGAAGTAATAATACTCCATCTTCACCTTGTGTTCGTCAATGTTTGAGGCTGCAAATGGGGATCAGATGCGGAATGTATTTTCTCTGGtcttaatttgaatttgaatgttcTGTAGCCAATCCATATCCATCTCTAATTTGAGACTTATATGTTGACCTATATGTTGATATTGGATAAGGATGTGAACAGCTTGGATCTATCCTCATATCTGTATCTATGTAGTTGGATTAAGGATATTCACATCTGATATCGTGTTAACCTCAGTTTGGGCAATATTGATGAGATTGTTTCCATTTACATTGATCTAATCCATGCCCTTGAGCGCACCCACTAATGAGCGCCCAAACAGCAGGGTTGCGTTCCTTTGAGATGGGTTGAATCCAGACGTGCTTTGTTCCGGTCAGGTGTAGCCATGAGTAGATCAGAGGAATCTGGATGGTTTGCTGTGCTCGACTTGGTCGGAATTTGGTGGATAATCATGGTAGTTTCGTACTCTTTTAAGTGCATGGTTATATGAAGCTCTTATCaaagaggatatatatatatatatatatatatatatatatatatatatatatatatatatatatatatatataaagttttaaacatCTATGTGATCCGCTCGTTGCGCATGATATTACGTTTTCAATTAAGGAATGAAATAGTTCCAGGATACTTTAACATGTGCCTGAATCATTCTACTATTAAAAGtcattgttttaaaaatatttgtcctaagttaattttctttgttatggaaagaaaaattaagacatATATTGCTAaataattcttatatatatatatatatatatatatatatagagagagagagagagagaggttggggGGCGCCTGCGCTTTTAACCTAGCGTCTCTTTTAGTTGAGCTTCTAGATATAATTTACACACAATCTTCATAAAGGTTTCAAGTTTTCTTGTAAGTTCCATTCTAATTGGATCTTCATTTGAGTAAAACtttgtctattttttaattgtatttctctctctctctctctctctcgcaaaaGAGGGGACGCATTGGTGTTCATGATTCATACTTTTGAAGCATAAAGTTGCGCATATGCTAACAATTGTGAGGGAgacaagaaagaaggaaaagcaaGATCGTCACTAAAGACATGCCATCCCCACcgaaaggtctctctctctctctctcacacacacacactcacacgcacacacacaaaataagGTTGCTTCCTTCTTAAGACTATTCAAACTCGTACGGTCTCAGCATTCCTACTGGCTGATCAATGATAGTGACGTTGAATCATAAAACAGCCTAATCTACCAGCAAACGGGAGAATGGTTTTCAATTCAGCATCCAAATTCCTTCACATTCACTATTTTAGATTacttgttcaaataattgaTAATCTTAACTAGGTGTCACAACCAACAATTTTTCCTCcaaaatgcaagaaatgaaTATGGTCGATATGGTTGGAGCAATGTTTGGTAGAAGGCCAGTCCCTGATTCGATTTCCATGGCATCAGCTTCCTACATAAATCGATGTATCTTCAGACCCTGGGGAAATGGGGTGTGAACCATATGTtggatgagttttttttttttttttttcaataatccaGTACAATTTTCTTGAACAGAATGCAAATGAGGacattataaaatatattaaggaGGCATTTGGCAACAGTAGCAGTTCAATGAATATGCCCCAAAGATTGGGGTAGATTGAGATTGACAGTGTTTTAAGAATATGCCCTAAAGAAGTGGGGAGCCAGagatttttcatgaggggggctgaaatattatttttaaaaaaatttatattagataaatattttttttaaattttatatgtatttaaaaaaaaattgagtggggccaaggcccctacCAGCCCCCCTTGCTTTCATCCCTATCCTAAAGATTATGGTAGATTCATGAAAGCAGACATGAACATAAAACCAGTAAGTAGGCTTGGAACATAAAACCAGGAGACACAGCAAAAACAGTTTAGTTTTCATGCCTTTAAATCTAGAACCTTGTTCTCTAAATTAGTATAGTAACCTCTTCCCTCTGCATGCCCAACACATACAACAACCAccaacataaaaagaaaaaactaaaagcaaaaagaGGACTTCCTCCAATGCATGTGTGAAAGAAATCAATGCATTCAAGCTCTTTCCTCCTATCAGATTCTGGCTAAAGGAGACAATCAGggcttaaataaaaaatttctagagcAATTGTAGGGCACAACTTCTTATGCTACGGATAGCACTACCAAAGCAGGCGAACAGAAGCAATTTGGAAGTAGAGCATGATCAATAGTCCAAAACACTGACTCATTAACATAACACAAGCTTTTAATCTCCATGCCACTGAATGAGAGCTTTTTCTCATAACACGGCGCAGaaaattaactttgtttttACTTGCAGCTGCTGCATTATGTGACCTGGCATCTCATTTTAGGATATTTCTTTATTGAGAAAACCTTCGGCACATATGATGGAAACAACTCCGGAAAAATGACAGAATGCACAAAGAGCCACTGGTGGCTACCCGTTACTGATTAATCAAAGATTGATTTTACAGTAAAGTCACATTTCAAATTAgatcaggggcggaggcaggtgtAGGTACGGTGTAGACAATTGCTCACATAGACCAACAAAAAATGCTCATTTTGGTATTGATACTTTAGGGAAGTTCTTCTcgtttacatattggtgcctcttaaaaattaaaaattttagaattacCGCCTTTTAACCAATATTTTCTGACTCTGCCTCTGAAATAGATAGTCCAAACATCATTATATGAAGAGCAGTTATAGATGGCACTAATGTTTATGGTGTTATGGATTTATTTCTTGGACCTAGGTTATGCTTCAGATCCAAATGTCCATTATCTTCATCATGTTAGGTCTGACTAGGTTGAAATACAACTATGACTTCCTCGAGCTAAATGTGAACAAACACATGACTTTAGGAATGATTTCGGCAGAAAAGTATGAATACAATGTGCTGTCGTAATGTGAACCAAGATAAAACCTGTAGAATGAAGCATCGAGAATCATGCACATCATAATGATGACCTAATAACACATGAATTGGCAAAGAAGGTGTATGTAGACCAAAACTAGTCTCTCCACGTAAaatgtatttcttttctttgttagtGCTTTATTCTATTGTGGTATAAGAGCCTGCATAAGCCCATTTTCCACATGGCATGAGCATGCATCAGATGGTGCAACTTCCACCAACACCAACAATAATGTTGGTAGACTCATTTATATTTTCCTTTATTGCACGCAATATCCAAATAGCATTCAGAAACTGCTTTATGTCAAATTAACGGCAGAAATTGTTTAATATGGGAGTCCCAAACAACTCTGTCGATCTCATTTGACCTAGTGGGATTTGTTGATAGATCAAATCGATCATCTCCCAGGCTGAAGGATTGGAACTAGTGAGAAACGACCAATATATTAATTGGCTCCGACGAGGCCAACTCTTACTAAGCTGGATCAAGTCATCATTGTCAGAAGAAATTCACACACAAGTTATTGGCCtcaaatcttcttcttctgaagTTTGGAATGCATTAAGGGAGTCCTATGTTGCTCATTCAAGGTCACACATAGTGCTACTTGAGTGTCAGTTGCTAGAAATGCGTATATCACTAAAGCTCAAACCATTGCTCATCAGTTGGTCATTGCATCCAAAAATATTGAAGAAGAGGACTTAATGCTTCACATTCTTAAAAGGGTGGCCAAATGAATCTCCTGCCTTCCACATCAACATGAAAACATGGAAGGAACTTTTTTCCATGAAGAAATTCATGGTCTCCTGCCCACAAAAGAGTCCAATCCAACACCCATGAACATGTCATGCCTTCCACATCAACAAGAAAACATGGAAGGAGCTTTTTTCCATGAAGAAATTCATGGTCTCTTGCCCACACAAGAGTCCAATCCAACACCCATGAACATGATTTAAGTAGCTATCGAATCCAACACCCATGAACATGATTTAACTAGCTATTGAATCCTTTACATCGGCCACCAACAAACCAACCAACCAGAGTAATTTTTCGAAGTCTGACCTATAGCAGGAACATCGGCAAAATTATCAAGGTAAGAACAAAAATTATTAAGGTAAAGAGAGGCCAActtgtcaaatatttgaaaaagaggaACATGCTACTAAAAAATTTTGGCCCTATGCCAATTTGATCAAAGGAAAGGCCAACCTCGTTATTACCAAACAATTAAGCAATACAAGAATATTTACAAACAAAGAATGAAGAATGGACTAACCTAATCCTCAACAATGCGTTGAGCCAGGGAAAATAGTCCCATTCTCTTACAGATTCAACATCCCCAATTCTTACTCGGTAGATTATTCACTTCACCATCTTCACGGGTACGATTATAGATATCCATCCTCTTTTGTACTTAAACATCAAAAGTCTCCCACATTAAAACATTCAGGTATCCAATAAGATTTCAGATTGGAAACCATGTACGCAGCACCTCGATCTTTAATATCTCTAACTGTGCAGCATCTCCATTGCTTGAAAATATAGTAGTCATTGGCTGAAATCAAATAAGAGAGGAAACCCCACGACCACTAATCATTCCAGAAATTAACCATCCCACCATCACCAAGTTTCCAATTAATCGCCCACCCAATCTCTTCCCGTCCCCATACTAAACCCTCCCACATCCAAGATCTTTCTGAATGAATTTACATGTCCACGAACTTTGTGCCTTTAGATTCTTCCTTCTTATCAATGATGCCCATCCTGAAGTTGAGGTCAAAATCTTTGAAAGCATAGAAGATCATATGTGCTTTGTTGAAAATTCTCAAATTCGAAAGGCCGATACCCTCTTCCGCTGCAGATCTGCATAAGCAAGACCGACTTATCAAATGCGTTTCCCTTACCTCGTCATTATCTCCCTTATAAATGATAAATCCGCAACATCCTTGTTCAAGGCTAGGAATGATCTCCCCTGGGAGCCGGAAAACCATCCGGCAACCAACAATCTGGTATATTACATCGTTAACCAGGCAAATCCTGCCTGCTGATGATAACAGACGTCCCTTATACGTTTGTGATGAGAGTATCACCAAATTACCAACGTTCAACTCTCATAATGGTGGGGAtcgagatcgagagagagataTCCGGGGGAAGAGGGGACAATCATATTGGTGGGGTTCGAGATCGAAGATCGAGATATATGGGGAAGAGGGAGGGACAAGAACCGATTCAGTTACTCTCCAGCACctctaatttaaatttaataccACCAAGATAGCACTAATTAGGCGGCTAtccaaagagaaagagagagaaattggtaggtgTTTGATGGAAAGGACCAAtttcaacttttcatctttttcaaggCGACGGTTGATGGATAAAATTAGCATCCCGGCGCATACCGATCTCTATctttacatttattttatttcaaaattaataTCTCAATCCTTTCCAAAATTGACAACCATaggtttaaaaaaattataaaaagtggcTAACATTTGAGTTGTTGAACTTATGAAAGTCAACAAATAAAtgctttattaaaaaaaaaaaaccaaatgaactgcataatgttaaaaaaattaatttttgatttgaattaataaaatatctcaTGTAACGAAAACTTCCCCCTCATAAAGCAAACATAATTTTGTCCTCAATTGGAGgacttttataaaaaataaattaattggCTGATTTTTTAGAATCTGTCTAAAAAACATAAGCCTATTTGTTAAGTTGTAAAAGTTGGGAGAGGATTTAGTATTTACTTAAACATGATGCCATgcagaataaataaataataaataagttAATACCATAAGTTTAGAAATATAAAACTCATTCTTAAAAAATAAGCCAAAAAGGTTTGCCGATTAATATATCCGGAATTGAATATTTTGAACATGTAAAAGTAGACATTTATCTGGAATTAAATACTCTGCACGGTGCAAGTGGCAAAAGTCATTCTGTTTCTATCCTCTCCTCAAAATATTGAGATTGAATCAGCTTATAAATATcctcatttaaaataaatttcctCAGCTAAACATTTGGGGAAGGAAATACTGCAGGCGATCTAAGCGGTATATACCAGAAACTGTTTATTTATTATCTAATCTTTTAGGAAACGTACAGATATAAATAATCAATCTTCTTTCCCCTCTGAAAtctgaaaagaatgaaaattgaattcttctcgtttccttttttcaaactTCGTAGAGGTAAACCCTTCGTCTGAACTCAaattccttctctctctctctctctctctctctctctatctctttgtgtatctctctctcttgctcgcTCTCTCTGTTCTTCTTGGTAGAGAATATTGGATTATTTGAAGCTCGATTCTGGGTCTTTGGCATAATCTAGTGTGTGTATAATCCAGGTTCTTCTTGGCGATGATCTAGAGTTTATGGAGCTCGATTTTGGTTCTTGGTGATGTAGAACTTTGGGGCTTCTGGAGTTCGGTTTAAGTTTCCCCGGTGTGaattctgatggttctttgAATTCGTCCCGGTGGAAATTTTGTATCTGGTGACTTGAATTCTGGTACTAACAGTGTAAAATTGGGGAATGTGGGGTTAATTTTGATTCTTAATAGTGGAAATTGTGGGCTTATAGTCTTCGGCTCTCATCTTGTTCGCAGAAGGAGCTTGTGATGTAAGTGTGTCTTCTTATTATCAGAGTGGTTGGGCTTCTTTTCTGTAACTTTCGTTCATATTTCAAGCATTTGGTGTCTCAATGGCATCTCATGGCAACTTGAACTCGGAACCGCATAAGAGTGAGCAGATAATTACAGATTTTTTCTCGAAAACTCTGCATATCATACTAGAATCCAGGGCTCTCTTTGTCTCGTCGAGGAATTTCAGTGGTGAACAGGTGGTTTCCTCGCCCTCTTCGTCTTCTACATTGTCGCCGAGCATTAGGCCGCGGGACAGATTGTTCGGTTTGGCGCTCAGAGACTGCTTCCCAGCCATCGACAGTTTCGACGTTTGGCGCCAGAGCGGCCGAGAATTGTTGGTCATTGATATAGTCCTTGTGCAGCGGTCTGCGTGTGATTCACCCATGGAAAAGAAAACCCTTTCGAGGAACTCGTCTCTTAAGGGCCGCTTCTTCAATTGTTGCAGTGCCGGCGATGAAGACCCGTCGCTTGCCACGGAGATGGTTGCTGAGCGGTGGGTGGTTCAGTATGAGCCAAGGAAGGAGACCGGTAGAGAGATGCGTCCTGGTAGGGCCAGACatgaagagggaaagaaaggtGGCGGTCCGAGGCTTGCCAAGGGTCGGGGACATGTGGCTTCTCCGGAAACTCAGAACTTGTACTTACCTTCGAACGAGTCACTATCTTCGGCATGCAAAAAAATGGGAAAGAGATTGAGCATACTGCTGCGGTCCCTGTATCTGACGGTTAGGCTATTACCTGCATATCGAATCTTCAAAGTTCTTAATTCATCTAGTCGCATCTATCAATTTAGTCTTCGCTATAAGGTCTTGCCATTTGCAGAGCCTTTCTCTCGGGAGGAGGAGGCTGAGATGAAGCTGTTCAGTTTTGCACCCGTTGAGACTCCTTGTGGCAGACTCTGTTTGTGTCTGTGGTATCGTCCAAGTTTGTGTGATATGAAGTTTGAAAATCCAATACCATCATCCCCACAATTGATAATGGATTATGTTGGGAGCCCAAGTGCTGATCCTTTGAAAAGGTTTGCATCTGGATCATTTAATTCATCCGGAAAGAAAGGGACAGTTGGTCTTTCATGTAATTCACCTTGTTCAAAAGTTCCGTTTGCTAGAAGGCATAGTTGGAGTAATGACCTGAACAGAGCTGTTCCTTTGCTCTACTCGAACTCACCTCCTTCTCGTGCCAGTAATACTTCTGCTTCACCATCTCCAACCGACTCAGAGTCTCGTGCATTGCCTTCTCACTCTACGGCGCATCAAATATCACTTCGTAGGCAGCTGCATCCGGATAATTCTCCATCTAGATCACCGGCTCATCCATTGGACATGCCAAAAATAACAGGCTTTGATGATTACTGGCCGTCTCCTTTCTCactttctccttcaccttccCCCCCAATACATCAATATCTTTCAAGAAATCTCATCCGCTGTGAAAGTGCTCCACTCAGCAGCTCTTCAGCTAGGATTTGCAGGGGTATGGGATTACCAACACCAAATTCTCATGAGCGAAATTGTAACCTACCCCCATGTCCATCTCCCAAAAGGATAGCAATTGGTGGTCCATCTCAAGGCGAGAAAAGGTCTTCTATTAGGGCAGACGAATTGCAAGCATTAGAGGTTCATTCTACTTCACCCGCCCTCCCCACCTACTGCAGTCCGAAGGTATTGAGGAAGgaagttgattatgcttgttcTGTATTCAGAAAATGGTTGCTCCAGTTTGATCTGCGTTTTATTGATATCACTTTGAGTTCTTAATTCTTCAGTGTCATTTTTCTATTGTCACTTATCCCCCTTgcttttctgtttctgtttttagCCTTTGTTGTATGGGAAGGAAGACTTTGGAGGCTTATATGGAGCACGGGTGTCAGGTAGTAGTTCTCCCCGTGTTTCAGTGTCAAGGAGCTCCAGCAGACTGTCCTTCCAAGAAGAATCTGACTGCGAATC belongs to Nymphaea colorata isolate Beijing-Zhang1983 chromosome 13, ASM883128v2, whole genome shotgun sequence and includes:
- the LOC116267082 gene encoding autophagy-related protein 13b-like, with the protein product MASHGNLNSEPHKSEQIITDFFSKTLHIILESRALFVSSRNFSGEQVVSSPSSSSTLSPSIRPRDRLFGLALRDCFPAIDSFDVWRQSGRELLVIDIVLVQRSACDSPMEKKTLSRNSSLKGRFFNCCSAGDEDPSLATEMVAERWVVQYEPRKETGREMRPGRARHEEGKKGGGPRLAKGRGHVASPETQNLYLPSNESLSSACKKMGKRLSILLRSLYLTVRLLPAYRIFKVLNSSSRIYQFSLRYKVLPFAEPFSREEEAEMKLFSFAPVETPCGRLCLCLWYRPSLCDMKFENPIPSSPQLIMDYVGSPSADPLKRFASGSFNSSGKKGTVGLSCNSPCSKVPFARRHSWSNDLNRAVPLLYSNSPPSRASNTSASPSPTDSESRALPSHSTAHQISLRRQLHPDNSPSRSPAHPLDMPKITGFDDYWPSPFSLSPSPSPPIHQYLSRNLIRCESAPLSSSSARICRGMGLPTPNSHERNCNLPPCPSPKRIAIGGPSQGEKRSSIRADELQALEVHSTSPALPTYCSPKPLLYGKEDFGGLYGARVSGSSSPRVSVSRSSSRLSFQEESDCESNCPFAIDDELAYPSNRNESFDRKADINETSKGGQILPVRKSKCAAIGELVEMLQNAAPLRQEGICSSQQAQASNSQILDTKSNHTENSETGQATCTSGGSHLGVRSSVFLSRTKADAMEELKSYSKMKDLLLQQSGP